In the Balearica regulorum gibbericeps isolate bBalReg1 chromosome 3, bBalReg1.pri, whole genome shotgun sequence genome, GCAACCTTCTCATTGGTTCCTCCCTAGCATCTGGGATTTACAAAAAAGCCTGCCAAGAAAAACGTAAGCAGTATTCTCTGCAGGACGCAAGGTCATGCACACATGCATAGGCATTAACTAGTTTTCAAAACTTCTCTCTACAAACCTTAAATCAtacatttgctttgtttatgGCTACATAAACTATCTATAGTAGCCACAGACCAAAACAAACTCATGTTTATTACAAGAAATTGATCAATACTTTAGTCTGTGAAAAAAGTGTAAGTGTAAATACTGCTATTCTGCACAAACTTCCAACCCGTTCCAGCCAAACTcctctggggaagaaaaaaaacccaccacacacaaaaaccccaccaaaaaaaatccaaaactatTATTGGTTTGAATTAAAACAAGTATCTTACCTGCTTCGAGGCCATACAACAGACCGGGACCTTGAGCGTGATCTGGACCTagatctaggaaaaaaaaaagaacagtgaaaGCTCAACTACTACTACATGATTCACACAGCTGAGATAACATTCTTTGACTTTTATGATACTGACCTCAGAATTTTGGTGGAGCTACTGGTTTTGCAGAAGTAACTTTTATTATTAGAAAGCAGCAGTACATTTGGCCAGTACTACCATCCACATAAGAAAACCCACTGCCTTCATCAACTAAGCATAATTACTCCCTGTATTCTTGAAGATGAAGTAGGAAGCCTTAACCATACATCAAGGCTGTAACTTTGatacagtataaaaaaaaagctcagaaacAGCAGTTCCAAAATCATATGCTTAAATTTTTAGCTTCAAAAGAAGTGTTCAGATTAGCTCTCAGGGATGTAACACCATGAAAGTTCCTGCAAACACAAGGActacaaaatataaacattaaCTCCAACAGCTATGTCCCTTTCAACAATGTTGTGGGCTTAACAGAAAGCACATACCTTGATCTCCTTAAAGAACCAGACCGAGATCTGCGGGGTGAAAATGATCTATACCTACGAGGAGAGATTGATCTGGACCTGCGGTAGGAAGCTGACCTTGATCTacaaaacaaaggggaaaaaagcccaaaattACTGCAAGGTACTTTTCACAAGGACTACAGAAAGGGGTGGAGTAGAGAGGagtaaggaaaagaagaaaaacacaacagccAGAACCCTACCTCCTACCACGACTCCGACTGCGTGACCGAGAATACCTTCTTCCTCGGGACCTCGAGCGGGATCTAGACCGGGACCTGGTTTTAGGTTAGAGAAAACAGGTATCAGGAAACAGCTGCAGCAATGGGTGCATGTGAGGCCCTGCTGAAGTCaaaactgatttcagaaaactaaaaagaaaaaaaaaaaacccaaaacaaaacaacaaaaacacaccaCTAGCATCTGtcagttggaaaaaaatctctgggcCTACTTGTCTTGAGCATTTTACTAcctagaaaaatgttaaaagctgAATTACATTGCAGAATTACATTAGAATAGAAAACACTGTAATGcgtatttaaaataaaccttgcAAGTTTGCAGGTCGACCCTCTTTGGCCCAAGGTCTAGCAGATCTAGACGATCTAGAAGTATCTATAGCCGATCGCTGCATCTAGGTGTTCTCTTCAATCTAACGACGATCAAACTGACAGCCCAATGAGCCAGGGTGAGGCTTGATTGACGCAAGAAGATTTTTCTAGGTGGGAATGTGGTCAATCTGGTGTTCCTCTTTCTAAACCGGAGGGGGGCCCCAATTGAAAGCCAAATTTACTGTTACGGCGATCACCGTCTCAAATTTTCTGCCCTTAAAGAATAAGGTGAAGCTACGTGTAGATGGCTCGAGGGGATCTGGCCTCTTATGCTGATCACCTCAAGGTCTAGGAGGATCTTAAGTGTCGGATTTGCAAGGCGCCTCAGCATGAAATCTTAAGGCTCGTGACATTCTGAATCAAGGCGACTGACTCAAACGAAGAAACCTGAAAGGTTTTGACCAGGTTGATTATTAAGATATTAACATTTTATAtgtattagcaaaaaaaaattgataaacACCTGTTGACTTACAACATTAAGAGTTAAAACTGGTGTAACATTCTGTTCTTTGCTAACAAGAGCTACACAAAAGCGAACCGGCGACGCAACCCAGCCACTCTGGCCCCACACGTACCTGCTCCTCCTTCGACGACTATAGCGGTGACAATCATAAGCATAGTGGCCTTTCTCACCACACTCATAGCATCTGTCATTGGGGTCAAAGGGGCGCCGTGCAGGCGGCCTGTCGTAACGGGAGCGACGAGGCATCCCCGTTGACACTTCCACTCTAACCCTGGAGCCACATATTATCCTGCAAGACACAGCATGTATTAATCACAGGAatacttttctcccctgtgcTTATTACACACAGAACAGATATTGATGATTGGTGTGGACTTAGGAGGTCAGAATCTGCAGCCAGAGCAGTTAAGGTTTTAGGCATGCACATACTTCCCGTCGAGGCCGAGCACAGCATCTTCAGCATCCCTCGGGTCTTCAAACTCCACGAAGGCAAACCCCGGCGGGTTCCTCGCGATCCAGACGGTTCTCAGGGGCCCGTAGTAGCTAAAGGCTCTCTCCAGCTCGCCTTTTCCCGCGCCCGTGCCCAGGTTCCCCACGTACACCTTGGTCTCTGCCGGGAGGGACGCCAGGTAAGAGCCGGCGCCCGGCCCTACACAGCGGCCGCAGCGCGCAGGCGCGGGGCTGGACACGAGGCCGCGCGCGGCAGGTCCTCGgccgcccctcccccccgctGTCCGCAGGCGCCGCCATCTTTGACACCGCCTCCATTTTGGTGCGCTCCCGCCGGTGCCGCGCTTTCCCTCCCCCAACCTCATCGGGGCCCAGTCTTCGCCACGGCCCCCGCGGCCCGACGGCGGAGCCACGGCCCCCAGCGTCTCCCTCCTCGGCCCTATCTTCTCTCACAGCCGTCCGTCCGAGGCAACAGCCACTTTCTCCCATCCCCGGCGCGGCACGAACGCCGCCGCACCCCCCCCCAATGGCAGCCCCCACCTGCTCCACGCTGCCCCCGGCTCCTCATCCCCCATACCGTAACGCCCGTAGCGCGACATCTTCCCGGCTACAGGCCGAGCCCCGCGCGCGACCCTTTTATAGAGGGAACCGCCGCTGCGACTGCGCGCCGCGCCCCGACCGCCGCACGGGGGGCGGGACTCTGGTCGCTTGGCAACGCGGGGCGGGACAATCCCGCTCCTCGGGCGCGCGCAGGTCTCGCGAGAACGGCGGCGGGTTGAGTGCGCTTGCGCGTTGCGGCGCGGGGCCGAGTTGAGGGCCGATCGTGGGGGCCGCCTGTCCCGGGTGGAAGCCACTCGGGAACCTGGTCGTGCCTGCTGTACAGGTCCCAGGTCCGTTGCCGTCATAGCCGTGTGCCTCCCCTGGGGCTCACGTCATCGGTGAAGCTCCTCTTGGGCGCAACCACCGCTTGCCCCCAGCCGCCACGACAGCTCTCAGCCTGGCTGTGAGGAAGGCACGGTGGTGCCaagagggagcagaggagacaGGAACCACTTGTTCCAGTTGTCATCCCTCCTGTGAGACCCGTAACTCAGCTTCTGGCCCTGCTGAGACTGAAGCAGCCTACCAGGCTCCTTACTCCCTGGCAAGGAGGTAGGAGGTACCTTCCTTGTAATGAGGCATTCTCAAGCTCTTCTTAAATCTCTTGAGCGGAGCTTGACCTGACGCCAGCTCTCACACAGGATACACCCCAGCTGGCCATGGGTGCCCTGGAGTTCAGGCACTGGTTGAACCCTATCCCACAGCATTCATGCATTGGCATCCACCAACCTTTTCAGGTAAGCACACACACAGGATTATTTGCATAGTAGaggatttttaagaaaaatcagcGTGAAACTGACTGATCcatagtaattttaaataaaccacAGCAGGAATGAGGAGTGCCTTTTATTAACAAGGGTTAGACAgacttttcaaatgcatttgagCACACTAACATGTTTTGGTGCTATCTCATAATAAGACAGAACAAATTAATAGAGTAAGATAAATGAGAGCTCTAAGGGCTCCTGACTGGATTAATAATCTCGGGAATAATCACATTCTTGCATTGTATGTTGCCATAAACTAGAAACAAAGCattaagaaatacaaacttCTTGAATTGCAAGAAACTCTCTAAGGAGCAAAGGTCATCCAATCACCGCTGCtctaaaataacaaatatagataggaaatgttttttaacaTGCTATTTGCCTGCTAACTTTCCctaataattttagaaatttgGACCTACATTATAATTCATGTtctaaaacaggaaaacagttgtgggggaaaaaccaaaaaagttttCTCAACGTTTTTTTCATTGGGTTTGGGAAGTCCAAGTGTCACaattctctttctgaaaaataaaaataaaaaatccgCTAAGCAGTTCAAATAAACATGTCTACACCACcagataattaattttaaaggcagaggaaaacacAGTTTAAATACACCATATATCATCTTCTACAATACTGTTACATCAGCTTAATATCGATAAACTGATGTATCAGTTTAATATATCATCATTATCCAATAGCTTGCTTTTAATAAGAAATAGTGCATGGAAAATGCTTCGTGTTTTTAGTTTACACTGCTTGTTTTATCCCTTTCTTAACGTacaaaaaccagacaaaagTACCTAAACCCAACATTTTTGCAAATAGTGAATATTGATACCCAGGACAGTTCCTAAAATAGGGCAGGTAGACCCATTCCTGAAGACAATGAGTTTAAACAGCAGACATCACTGTTGTTTTTCAAGATAGCCCTGTATCAAGCCTTGAACCCGAGACAGAATTATCTCATTGGAGCTGCTGCACTCTTCTGGGCCATATGGTGGGTCAATAGTTAACACCCCCGCCACACATAGCGTTCTTCCCGATTCACCTTGCTCTGTTACAGGGATGTGGTTTGTTTCTAGCCAAGTCTTTAAgttattcttcctcttttcaaGTTCCTCTGGGCTGTAGGCCTTGCTTTCTTCAGGCGCAAATATGTAGGAAAGCCGTTGCTTCATTTCATCATCCCCTTCCTTGAGTATTTCGACCTCCTGGACAGCATGGCCCAAGACAACTAATATGGACACTTTTTCATTCTCCAGGAATGTTGCAAGGACAATACTGCCAAGGAAAGAAGGATGTATGAGTCACCATAATCAACTGAAGACTGAGAAACACAGGCCAAGATTCTTGGATGAGTTTTAATTAGCATCAGCATAACCCAGATATTTAGGCAATATTGAGTACCcagcatttttcttgaaaagcacGTTGCTATGCccttaaaatactgaaaacatggGGCTTTGTGGGTAACTTCTGGCCTTGAATTTGAAACTACTCTAGATACCATCAAGCAGAACTTTActctaaaaaaagcaaagcatacaTTAAAATCAGGGCTgtgaatttaaacatttttgtgcAGCATTCTCAACCTTGGTGAAGAACCTTAATTCTTCTAACATTCAAAAACAATGATACCTTCATACATTCAGCACTTTGAATGCTGAAGGCAATGGTGGCAGCTAACAACATCAGAACCTTTTAATGACAAATTactaataattattaataataaaatattaaaaataatttttttaaaatgagtgttGCTAGTTTCTTAACTGAAAACTATAGCTTGAATGTTACACAGCAGGTTCATGAACACACCACAGCAGGTTCATGCTCATGTTGTAGCAGTCTGGTCTTTTCCCAAGGGCACTTACACCCCAGAAGTCCTAAAATACAGGTAGGAAGGAAGCTTACTATACTTCTTGGATCACTTCCCCGTATATCAACGAAGAGGATCAGagactattttcttcctcttgtggcaaaaaaaattccaggaTATGATACTAGCACTTTGCTAATCTACTGTTGCCACCATTAGTGAAAGTAATGACTTTTTGGGAAATGTGCAATGAAATATGCCTTGGTTTTAGCCTGGGCCTTCCCCAGAATCACTCACAGCTGCGCACACCTTTCCTACTAAAATGATACGCAACTCCAAGAGAAGATTAGAGTATTGGAGCTACTCCAGAGTTGAAGCAGCAACCAATTCTTCTGAAACACATCAGAAGCTGAATGTTTTACTTTCTAGCTTCCATCTTGTGCTCGTGTGGGACAAACTCACAAGTAAAAGGTATGAAAAAGCTCTGCCAGCAAGGACCCAAAtttctgcctgctccctgctgcgTTCTGCCTTTCAGACCCTGTTTTCAAGTTACTAGAGATACTAGAAATCTGTGGTACCACTTTCTGTCCAGTGCCCTTGCTGATTTTCCCTGCTTCCTCTCCAAAGCAGCCACTACACCCTCATGCGTGTCCGGCTGGAGGGGAAAGCAGGGCATCGCTGTGAGAACTCTGGACAGAGGATAAGGATTTCAACACctaaagtattaaaaaacatTCCTGCAGTCTTTGTGAAGCAGGGCTTGGCATATTATTAAAGGTAGTACTAAACATGTGCTAACCTCGGGTCCACAATAAAGTCAGCATTAATCCAGGTATTATTCATTCCCCAAACTTAACAGTCCTTGGAATGAGATTAAAGTGGATTTAGGTGAACCGGCCTCATCAACTACAATATTGCTTTCTCTTAGACcttgccaattaaaaaaacaggaCACATAGCCCCAACACGCAGTTTTTGCTCCAAATAAGTTTTCTTTAGTCTTGAGatcttttctcttcttgaaaaacctgctttctcttagctttacagaaagaaaaattttggtATTTACCTGGCAGAAACTGGATCAACTGTTAAGACCCATCCCTCATATTCATGTTTCTCAATTGCAGCAACTTTCACCATTTTGTTCACATACGTTTCCCAGTCTACAGGGCTTTTCCTCTGCCAGTCGTTCATATTTCCTACATCCAGAACCTAGAAAATAGCCAGAGCAATTAGCAGAATCAATGCACCCTCTTGCTTTGCCCTTCACATCAGAACTGAGTTTGCCTCCAGGTAAAGATCTTCCATTCGTCTTAAGcacaatttgcctttttttttaaaaaaaaaagcaaacattcacACAAATGATCGGTATGTCGCTGCAGTTCTGTAATTCCGCACCCAGTTcacttgtttttaaaggcaggTGGTGAAGTCTCAAAAATCACTCTAACTGTGATTTAGTTAGTTAGCTCTGCTAACTTAACGCTTTCCCGTTgcattaaacatttcatttattgctCTGCCCTCTTCCAAAACCTTCGGGATCCCCGTCCCTAGAAaaaagctagggaaaaaaactaGGGTAAACTAGGCGTCCCTAGTTTGCCGCCTTTGCTCAGTGTACTGGCACATCCCTTGCGCCCAAGCCCTTTTTCCGCTGCCAGCGGGATGAGCGTTCTCCCGGCTCTATCCTCATCCCCTACGGTAGGGCGAGCTGCAAAGTGCTGTTCCGCTCTTTTCCCCGTACCGGTAACGACAGCAGAGCCACTCGTCTCGGCATGGGGCCACACAACCATTCGTCTCCATCTCCATCGCGAAAGAGGCTGGGGAGAGACGGGGGCAGCGCAGGGAGGACAAAGGGCTAGAGGAAGCTCCCTCCTTTGTTCCCTCCGGGCTCCGTGGCGCTGCCACCCTCCTCAACGCCTGCCTGCTCCCGGCTGCAGCAACACGCGGCCGGACGGACAGTGCAAGCAGCGACCTGGACCCGGCAGGAAGAgccgcccgcctcccccccaaccccgctgcagcagccaggctccACGGGCGCAGGAGAGGCGTGGACCCCGGGTCCCCTCGGCCCTGCGCCCGCATCCCCGCTCACCGACTCGGTGGCCGCCGGCCGCTCGGTTCCCGGCCCCGCCGAAGGCGCCTGGGAGCgggccgcggcccggccccctTTGCTCCCCGGCGGGACTGCCGCTTCCTGCTGCGTTTGAACACCCTCCCGCCGCAGCTTAGGGGCTCTTTAAGCACGGAATTCGGGGCCTCTGGGGCAGGGAAGCGCTCAGATCTCGAGTGTTTTATAAATATGCATGTgcatataaattatatattggTTTATATACATGAGGCCAGATTGCAAAACAAGGAGGTGGGGTGCATAGCACTTAAATCCACCTAGTGTTCTGCCTTCTGCCTCACTGAAATTACGTTGGGTTTGCTGATGCTGCTGTTAGTGCTGCGAGATTGCGAACTTGAGTACACAAAATCATGGCTCAAGCCACTTCAAGCAGTCTGTGTGCCTAAATAGCTATAGACGCATGGTGTGCCAATCTCCataaaaataaggtatttttgCTCCCTGGTTTTTAGTTGTGTTTACAAGCTTTCCTGTGCAGTTGTGAAGGTAAGAAACTTGATTTCCATACCCTTCAGAAAGCTGTTCTATTTTAACACTACTAATGAAAAGCTTCTTATGGTTGAAGCAAACTCACTGCCATCATGTCAGTAATTTAAGTGAAAGCAAGCATGCAATGATTTTGTGagcataacagaaaaaatattaagagtATAAACTGAgatacttttattttgcaggcttgaggtaattttttttggtggggagaGGGTGAAGTTTCAATTCAACTTCCACAGTACTATGGGGATTAATTATGAATGGCTTATGCTACTAtattcagctgttttctttcagttataGCTTGTTTATTAGAAAGTGAGGATTAGCAAATCTAATTGTTTTTACTATAAGAGCAAGCAACACAATGGGAAATCTTAGcttctgtttgaaagaaaagtggTGGAAAGAAGGAACATGGTTTGGTTTTACGCATTTATATGCATAATGTATTTTAGCTGTTTACAGTGTAAATAGCTTCCTAACTGGTCCCCTTCTGGATTACAGACTGGACGCCAGTTTGTTCAAAGTCCTTTTTGAGTAAAATACTCCCAACATCCTCGGTTTTAATTTCTGCTGGTCTCAGTCCCTACTCatttccccgcccccccccccccttgttgCCAGTGCAGTTATTCAATTGTTCTGAATCACGAAGCCCTCAAGTGTTTTTTTATCCTGTCATCTAAGCCGTATCTTATAGATACGGGTATCGTGGGCAGTTACTACAGCTCTCCCACCATACATTTAACCGTAATCACGGCCACAAAGAGGTGTAACTCTTCCAACTCAAGTAACTGTACTAGAGGAAGCTCCTGGAGTGGATCAAGTCGTAAATACGCAACTGGGGAGactaaagctgcttttctggtgAGAACCGCTCTTCCGGTATTGCCGCACCGCTTTCCCAAGGCTACAGCGCCCTTTCGGGACGATCGGCACAAGCCTGAAGCGCTTCCCTCGCAGGCCCCGACGAACGGTGCTTCTCAGGCGCTGCTGGCCTCCGCTCCGGAAGCGGCTTCCCGCCGCGGTCCTGTTCGCACACCAAGGGGCCCCACCGCTGCCAGAAGCTCCTCCAGTGGCGCAGCGGTAACCGGGCGACCCCCGATGCGGCGACCGCCGCAAGAGCGCCTCCGTCCCCCTCAGTGCCGTCGGCCGCACCCCGCCGTCGCCCTGGCAACCGGCGCCCCGCTGTCCGCCCTGCCCCCTGGCGCGCGCCACACCCCGCGCGCATGCGCGCCGCTGTCACGCCGCAGCTCCGCGCCgcctgggggaggagggaggggagggcaggtggcaggcgcgggcggcggcggcgcgtGCGCGAGGAGAGGCGGTTGGCGGAGCCGTTAGGATGTCGCGTTACGGCCGCTATGGAGGCGGTGAGTTCCCGGGGTGTCGCGAGTGGCGGGCAGCTGCGAGAGGGGAGGGTGAGGGAGGTGCGCGTGAAGGGCTCATTAccgcggggagcggagcggccagtgagggggaaggaaggcGAGGCGGCCGTTGCTGCCGTTGTCGCCGCCGCCATTTTGCGTCAGCGGCCATGGGGGAGGGGGTGCGCCCGCGCGTGCCGCTTCTTATGGTGAAGGCGGGAGCGGGCCTCGCGAACAAGATGGCGCCCgacgggggggcggggcgggggtgcCGCTTCCGCGCGAGCCCGCTTTTGCTCCAGTGCTGACACCGCCTTCGCTCCCGGCAGAGACCAAGGTGTACGTGGGGAACCTGGGCACGGGCGCGGGAAAAGGCGAGCTGGAGAGAGCCTTTAGCTACTACGGGCCCCTGAGAACCGTCTGGATCGCGAGGAACCCGCCGGGGTTTGCCTTCGTGGAGTTTGAAGACCCGAGGGATGCTGAAGATGCTGTCCGTGGACTTGATGGGAAGTACgtgtgcattttaaatgtttgcaggaGCTACAGCCGGTTTAAGGCCAGAGAGACAATCAGGGTTTTCTCTCTGGTGGTTCTCCTTTTTGTAATTCTACTTTAAACAGTGATGATTAACTTAGAGCTATCATGGACTTGTTGCAGGGTGATATGTGGCTCCAGGGTTAGAGTGGAAGTGTCAACGGGGATGCCTCGTCGCTCCCGTTACGACAGGCCGCCTGCACGGCGCCCCTTTGACCCCAATGACAGATGCTATGAGTGTGGTGAGAAAGGCCACTATGCTTATGATTGTCACCGCTATAGTCGTCGAAGGAGGAGCAGGTACGTGTGGGGCCAGAGTGGCTGGGTTGCTTCGCCGGTTCGCTTTTGTGTAGCTCTTGTTAGCAAAGAACAGAATGTTACAccagttttctttaaactttaaCGCTAGAATAAATGTATAGGTGTATATTACAATTTGTTGCTATTTCTATCAAATGTTAATATCTTAATAATCAACCTGGTCAAAACCTTTCAGGTTTCTTCGTTTGAGTCAGTCGCCTTGATTCAGAATGTCACGAGCCTTAAGATTTCATGCTGAGGCGCCTTGCAAATCCGACACTTAAGATCCTCCTAGACCTTGAGGTGATCAGCATAAGAGGCCAGATCCCCTCGAGCCATCTACACGTAGCTTCACCTTATTCTTTAAGGGCAGAAAATTTGAGACGGTGATCGCCGTAACAGTAAATTTGGCTTTCAATTGGGGCCCCCCTCCGGTTTAGAAAGAGGAACACCAGATTGACCACATTCCCACCTAGAAAAATCTTCTTGCGTCAATCAAGCCTCACCCTGGCTCATTGGGCTGTCAGTTTGATCGTCGTTAGATTGAAGAGAACACCTAGATGCAGCGATCGGCTATAGATACTTCTAGATCGTCTAGATCTGCTAGACCTTGGGCCAAAGAGGGTCGACCTGCAAACTTgcaaggtttattttaaatacgCATTACAGTGTTTTCTATTCTAATGTAATTCTGCAATGTAATTcagcttttaacatttttctaggTAGTAAAATGCTCAAGACAAGTAGgcccagagatttttttccaactgaCAGATGCTAGTTCTTTAGTTGTCTGAAAGTTTTGACTTCAGCAGGGCCTCACATGCACCGATTGCTGCAGCTGTTTCCTGATACCTGTTTTCTCTAACCTAAAACCAGGTCCCGGTCTAGATCCCGCTCGAGGTCCCGAGGAAGAAGGTATTCTCGGTCACACAGTCGGAGTCGTGGTAGGAGGTATGCTTAAGTTTGGTTTTTATTCctgtttgctgcttttgcttaGAAAAAGCTACACTTGTACAACTCTTTAATTGACTTCTTTTCAGGTCCAGGTCAGCTTCCTATCGTAGGTCCCGGTCTGTTTCTCCTCGTAGGTCTAGGTCTGTGTCTCCCCGCCGGTCCCGATCGGGTTCCTTGAAGAGATCAAGGTAATTAGTAGTAATTTTTAATACGttgtgtgctttgtttttgttgttgtttttcgTTTTAGTTAAGGGATTCAAAAAGGTACTGGATAGTAGACTTTGGAAGGTGTTGATCTCTAGAAATCAAACTTAagcatgctttaaaatgtttctaataaTCCTAGTTGAATTTACATTCATGGTAATACGATTAGTTTTGAGACCTTACACAGCTGCATATCATGAAT is a window encoding:
- the LOC104639703 gene encoding serine/arginine-rich splicing factor 7-like isoform X1, encoding MSRYGRYETKVYVGNLGTGAGKGELERAFSYYGPLRTVWIARNPPGFAFVEFEDPRDAEDAVLGLDGKIICGSRVRVEVSTGMPRRSRYDRPPARRPFDPNDRCYECGEKGHYAYDCHRYSRRRRSRSRSRSRSRSRGRRYSRSRSRSRGRRSRSASYRRSRSISPRRYRSFSPRRSRSGSLRRSRSRSRSRSRSRSVVWPRSRSGSHGRSKSGLPAKSRSKSRSPSPKRSHSPSGSP
- the LOC104639703 gene encoding serine/arginine-rich splicing factor 7-like isoform X2, which gives rise to MSRYGRYETKVYVGNLGTGAGKGELERAFSYYGPLRTVWIARNPPGFAFVEFEDPRDAEDAVLGLDGKIICGSRVRVEVSTGMPRRSRYDRPPARRPFDPNDRCYECGEKGHYAYDCHRYSRRRRSRSRSRSRSRSRGRRYSRSRSRSRGRRSRSASYRRSRSISPRRYRSFSPRRSRSGSLRRSRSRSRSRSRSRSVVWPRSSRSKSRSPSPKRSHSPSGSP
- the GEMIN6 gene encoding gem-associated protein 6 isoform X2 — translated: MNDWQRKSPVDWETYVNKMVKVAAIEKHEYEGWVLTVDPVSASIVLATFLENEKVSILVVLGHAVQEVEILKEGDDEMKQRLSYIFAPEESKAYSPEELEKRKNNLKTWLETNHIPVTEQGESGRTLCVAGVLTIDPPYGPEECSSSNEIILSRVQGLIQGYLEKQQ
- the GEMIN6 gene encoding gem-associated protein 6 isoform X1, with amino-acid sequence MPRRVALLSLPVLDVGNMNDWQRKSPVDWETYVNKMVKVAAIEKHEYEGWVLTVDPVSASIVLATFLENEKVSILVVLGHAVQEVEILKEGDDEMKQRLSYIFAPEESKAYSPEELEKRKNNLKTWLETNHIPVTEQGESGRTLCVAGVLTIDPPYGPEECSSSNEIILSRVQGLIQGYLEKQQ
- the LOC104637221 gene encoding serine/arginine-rich splicing factor 7 — encoded protein: MSRYGRYGGETKVYVGNLGTGAGKGELERAFSYYGPLRTVWIARNPPGFAFVEFEDPRDAEDAVRGLDGKVICGSRVRVEVSTGMPRRSRYDRPPARRPFDPNDRCYECGEKGHYAYDCHRYSRRRRSRSRSRSRSRSRGRRYSRSHSRSRGRRSRSASYRRSRSVSPRRSRSVSPRRSRSGSLKRSRSRSRSRSRSRSVTWPRSRSRSHGRSKSGSPAKSRSKSRSPSPKRSRSPSGSPQRSASPERMD